One genomic segment of Gadus chalcogrammus isolate NIFS_2021 chromosome 3, NIFS_Gcha_1.0, whole genome shotgun sequence includes these proteins:
- the tnip2 gene encoding TNFAIP3-interacting protein 2 isoform X1, with translation MENASVDMVSEVKIRSYNALNTLYHETQQDIVNLNTQLCIRDNVIGELKAKLGKYERISIHVDENEPVLVGPSKSLIESLCQEICKLKKRKNELEIKAAKQADTSQQEIQHLRGRLVESERELVHLRAQPDHRKDQEIHRLRARLLEQERDGATRAVLCSSLAEEAEQLQLQLGLTIRTCQELMARLEAGKAGRGRAEETPSQQKPEETTEASSSMSDIAVVCQLKEDNRLLKQRVAHVENLNAKWQRYDSSREEYVRVLCHRLRDCSAQASATATTTTTSNSSNTTSNNSNTTSNNSNNNTTSRAAGAGLVLLQQEVTRLNGLLADKMDDVDRLGREIEETRRLNKERTQTLEQQVLIYTEDFRWERADRERAQERIQSLQDQLARLQQELHVQEPEDESLEVAPLRRTVHTEQRISPRHHGQQLVRSAAEPSQQQQQQQQQLQLQQPPAVAMAMPSMVWGGHSQGQGELLCPRCQSRYSDADTVEYLNHCQECANL, from the exons ATGGAAAACGCCAGTGTTGATATGGTCAGTGAGGTGAAGATACGGAGTTATAACGCTTTAAATACGCTTTATCACGAAACGCAACAAGATATCGTGAATTTAAACACGCAGCTGTGCATACGGGACAATGTCATTGGCGAATTAAAAGCGAAGCTGGGGAAATACGAACGGATCTCTATTCATGTTGATGAAAATGAACCTGTCCTCGTTGGACCTTCCAAATCATTGATCGAAAGCTTGTGCCAGGAAATCTgcaaattgaaaaaaagaaagaatgagtTGGAGATAAAAGCTGCCAAACAGGCAGACACATCGCAACAA GAGATCCAGCATCTGCGGGGCCGTCTGGTGGAGAGCGAGCGGGAGCTGGTGCATCTCCGGGCCCAGCCCGACCACCGCAAGGACCAGGAGATCCACCGGCTGCGGGCCCGCCTGCTGGAGCAGGAGCGAGACGGCGCCACACGGGCCGTGCTCTGCAGCTCGCTGGCGGAGGAGGCCgagcagctccagctccagctggGCCTCACCATCCGGACCTGCCAGGAGCTGATGGCCCGGCTGGAGGCAGGGAAGGCCGGAcgggggagagcagaggagaccCCCTCCCAGCAGAAACCAGAAGAG aCGACAGAGGCCTCCAGCTCGATGAGTGATATCGCTGTGGTATGTCAACTTAAGGAGGATAATAGGCTGCTTAAACAGCGAGTGGCACAT GTGGAGAACCTGAACGCCAAATGGCAGCGGTACGACTCCAGCAGGGAGGAGTACGTCAGAGTGTTGTGTCACAGGCTGAGAGACTGCAGCGCCCAGGCCtctgccaccgccaccaccaccaccaccagcaacagcagcaacaccaccagcaacaacagcaacaccaccagcaacaacagcaacaacaacaccaccagcagAGCTGCAGGCGCCGGCCTAGTGCTTCTCCAGCAGGAGGTGACCAGACTCAACGGCCTACTGGCAGACAAGATGGACGACGTTGATAGGCTGGGCCGGGAGAtagaggagaccaggagactgAACAAGGAGCGGACACAGACCCTGGAGCAGCAG GTGCTGATCTACACGGAGGACTTCAGGTGGGAACGGGCCGACCGGGAGAGAGCCCAGGAGAGGATCCAGAGCCTGCAGGACCAGCTCGCCCGCCTGCAGCAAGAGCTCCACGTACAG GAGCCAGAAGACGAGAGCCTTGAAGTGGCACCCTTGCGTCGCACGGTGCACACCGAGCAACGAATCTCCCCGAGGCATCACGGGCAACAGTTGGTACGGTCCGCCGCTGAACcgtcacaacagcagcagcagcagcaacagcagctgcagctgcagcaaCCACCTGCAGTCGCCATGGCAATGCCCAGcatggtgtggggggggcatAGCCAGGGCCAAGGAGAACTGTTGTGCCCTCGCTGTCAGAGCAGGTACAGCGACGCGGACACCGTGGAGTATCTGAACCACTGCCAGGAGTGTGCCAACCTATGA
- the sfrp2 gene encoding secreted frizzled-related protein 2 produces the protein MRRFILTLLWVVSLPSCMEAIHGLYNFGQPEFFHPKKNNCKPIPENLHLCHDIEYTEMRLPNLLGHETMNEVLQQASSWTPLVQKQCHPDTRKFLCSLFAPVCLDDLDEPIQPCRSLCESVKTGCAPVMNAFGFPWPDMLDCTRFPADNDLCIPPAGMDNFVPVTKEVPRVCEACKEREENDNEIVDNLCKNDFALKIKVKEISYINGDTKIVPETKSKTIYKLNGVTDRDLRKTVLWLKDGLQCVCEEMNDINAAYLVMGQKLDGHLVITSLKRWQRGQREFKRISRSIRKLQC, from the exons ATGAGGCGCTTCATTCTCACACTGCTATGGGTAGTGTCGTTACCTTCGTGCATGGAGGCTATCCACGGATTATACAATTTTGGCCAACCTGAATTCTTTCATCCAAAGAAGAACAACTGCAAGCCCATACCAGAGAATCTGCATCTGTGCCACGATATTGAATACACGGAGATGCGCCTGCCCAACCTCCTGGGCCACGAGACCATGAACGAGGTCCTGCAGCAGGCGTCCTCTTGGACCCCGCTGGTGCAGAAGCAATGCCACCCCGACACCAGAAAGTTTCTCTGCTCCCTTTTCGCCCCCGTTTGTCTCGATGACCTGGACGAACCGATCCAGCCGTGCAGGTCGCTCTGTGAGAGCGTTAAGACCGGCTGCGCACCGGTGATGAACGCCTTCGGGTTCCCATGGCCTGATATGCTGGACTGCACTCGGTTCCCCGCCGACAACGACCTGTGCATCCCCCCTGCGGGCATGGACAACTTCGTCCCGGTGACTAAAGAAG tGCCCAGAGTGTGTGAGGCCTGcaaggaaagagaggagaatgACAACGAAATTGTCGACAACTTATGCAAGAATGATTTTG CTCTGAAGATCAAGGTGAAGGAGATCTCGTACATCAACGGCGACACAAAGATAGTGCCGGAGACCAAGAGCAAGACCATCTACAAGCTGAACGGCGTGACGGACCGGGACCTGCGGAAAACCGTGCTGTGGCTCAAGGACGGGCTGCAGTGCGTATGCGAGGAGATGAACGACATCAACGCCGCCTACCTGGTTATGGGCCAGAAGCTGGACGGACACCTGGTCATCACCTCCCTGAAGCGCTGGCAGAGGGGCCAGCGGGAGTTCAAACGGATCTCCCGCAGCATCCGCAAGCTGCAGTGTTAA
- the tnip2 gene encoding TNFAIP3-interacting protein 2 isoform X2, producing the protein MENASVDMVSEVKIRSYNALNTLYHETQQDIVNLNTQLCIRDNVIGELKAKLGKYERISIHVDENEPVLVGPSKSLIESLCQEICKLKKRKNELEIKAAKQADTSQQEIQHLRGRLVESERELVHLRAQPDHRKDQEIHRLRARLLEQERDGATRAVLCSSLAEEAEQLQLQLGLTIRTCQELMARLEAGKAGRGRAEETPSQQKPEETTEASSSMSDIAVVENLNAKWQRYDSSREEYVRVLCHRLRDCSAQASATATTTTTSNSSNTTSNNSNTTSNNSNNNTTSRAAGAGLVLLQQEVTRLNGLLADKMDDVDRLGREIEETRRLNKERTQTLEQQVLIYTEDFRWERADRERAQERIQSLQDQLARLQQELHVQEPEDESLEVAPLRRTVHTEQRISPRHHGQQLVRSAAEPSQQQQQQQQQLQLQQPPAVAMAMPSMVWGGHSQGQGELLCPRCQSRYSDADTVEYLNHCQECANL; encoded by the exons ATGGAAAACGCCAGTGTTGATATGGTCAGTGAGGTGAAGATACGGAGTTATAACGCTTTAAATACGCTTTATCACGAAACGCAACAAGATATCGTGAATTTAAACACGCAGCTGTGCATACGGGACAATGTCATTGGCGAATTAAAAGCGAAGCTGGGGAAATACGAACGGATCTCTATTCATGTTGATGAAAATGAACCTGTCCTCGTTGGACCTTCCAAATCATTGATCGAAAGCTTGTGCCAGGAAATCTgcaaattgaaaaaaagaaagaatgagtTGGAGATAAAAGCTGCCAAACAGGCAGACACATCGCAACAA GAGATCCAGCATCTGCGGGGCCGTCTGGTGGAGAGCGAGCGGGAGCTGGTGCATCTCCGGGCCCAGCCCGACCACCGCAAGGACCAGGAGATCCACCGGCTGCGGGCCCGCCTGCTGGAGCAGGAGCGAGACGGCGCCACACGGGCCGTGCTCTGCAGCTCGCTGGCGGAGGAGGCCgagcagctccagctccagctggGCCTCACCATCCGGACCTGCCAGGAGCTGATGGCCCGGCTGGAGGCAGGGAAGGCCGGAcgggggagagcagaggagaccCCCTCCCAGCAGAAACCAGAAGAG aCGACAGAGGCCTCCAGCTCGATGAGTGATATCGCTGTG GTGGAGAACCTGAACGCCAAATGGCAGCGGTACGACTCCAGCAGGGAGGAGTACGTCAGAGTGTTGTGTCACAGGCTGAGAGACTGCAGCGCCCAGGCCtctgccaccgccaccaccaccaccaccagcaacagcagcaacaccaccagcaacaacagcaacaccaccagcaacaacagcaacaacaacaccaccagcagAGCTGCAGGCGCCGGCCTAGTGCTTCTCCAGCAGGAGGTGACCAGACTCAACGGCCTACTGGCAGACAAGATGGACGACGTTGATAGGCTGGGCCGGGAGAtagaggagaccaggagactgAACAAGGAGCGGACACAGACCCTGGAGCAGCAG GTGCTGATCTACACGGAGGACTTCAGGTGGGAACGGGCCGACCGGGAGAGAGCCCAGGAGAGGATCCAGAGCCTGCAGGACCAGCTCGCCCGCCTGCAGCAAGAGCTCCACGTACAG GAGCCAGAAGACGAGAGCCTTGAAGTGGCACCCTTGCGTCGCACGGTGCACACCGAGCAACGAATCTCCCCGAGGCATCACGGGCAACAGTTGGTACGGTCCGCCGCTGAACcgtcacaacagcagcagcagcagcaacagcagctgcagctgcagcaaCCACCTGCAGTCGCCATGGCAATGCCCAGcatggtgtggggggggcatAGCCAGGGCCAAGGAGAACTGTTGTGCCCTCGCTGTCAGAGCAGGTACAGCGACGCGGACACCGTGGAGTATCTGAACCACTGCCAGGAGTGTGCCAACCTATGA